One region of Streptomyces leeuwenhoekii genomic DNA includes:
- a CDS encoding MarR family winged helix-turn-helix transcriptional regulator — MSASDAVDTASQEWAAACPRLDVSPSEVLARIQRLGHLIDEAQNRRLRRRPGMLVSNLGDFDVLRALRRVGPPYALTPGRLRQAMLVSGAGLSGRLKRLEQEGWITRTTSPEDGRSTIVRLTPEAVSDLDRDLENHFAFESDLLRSLSADERGRIADGLRTLLLDLEARLD; from the coding sequence ATGTCCGCGTCGGACGCCGTCGACACCGCCTCGCAGGAGTGGGCCGCCGCCTGCCCCCGGCTCGACGTCTCCCCCAGCGAGGTGCTCGCCCGCATTCAGCGTCTGGGGCATCTGATCGACGAGGCCCAGAACCGGCGGCTGCGCCGTCGCCCCGGGATGCTGGTGAGCAACCTCGGCGACTTCGACGTACTGCGCGCGCTCCGCCGGGTCGGCCCGCCCTACGCCCTCACCCCGGGCCGGTTGCGGCAGGCCATGCTCGTCTCCGGCGCCGGCCTGAGCGGTCGGCTGAAGCGCCTGGAACAGGAGGGGTGGATCACCCGGACCACCTCCCCCGAGGACGGTCGCTCCACCATCGTCCGGCTCACCCCCGAAGCGGTGTCCGACCTCGACCGCGACCTGGAGAACCACTTCGCCTTCGAGTCCGACCTCCTCAGGTCGCTCAGCGCGGACGAGCGCGGCCGGATCGCCGACGGTCTGCGCACCCTGCTCCTCGATCTTGAGGCGCGGCTCGACTGA
- a CDS encoding ArsR/SmtB family transcription factor, whose amino-acid sequence MAEDVFKALADPTRRRILDELAERDGQSLFEICTRLVTRHGLGLSRQAISQHLAVLESAGLVVSRRQGRYKFHDLNTEPLERALSRWLRPDAPEGTP is encoded by the coding sequence ATGGCGGAGGATGTCTTCAAGGCGCTGGCCGACCCCACCCGTCGGCGCATTCTCGACGAACTGGCGGAGCGGGACGGCCAGAGTCTGTTCGAGATCTGCACACGGCTGGTCACCAGGCACGGTCTGGGGCTGTCCCGCCAGGCGATCAGCCAGCATCTGGCCGTACTGGAATCCGCGGGCCTGGTCGTCTCACGGCGCCAGGGCCGGTACAAGTTCCACGATCTGAACACCGAACCCCTCGAGCGCGCCCTGAGCCGGTGGCTCAGGCCCGACGCACCGGAAGGCACCCCATGA
- a CDS encoding CaiB/BaiF CoA transferase family protein: MPTSRDTGNEAVGALCGIRIADFSRVLAGPYATMLLADLGAEVVKVERPGTGDETRSWRPPADASGTSTYFLGVNRNKRSVALDLSTGEGRERARELIAGSDVVVENFRPGTMDKLGLGPRELLAADPGLVYCSVTGFGTGAGAALPGYDLLVQAVGGLMSVTGEPDGEPTKTGVALVDVITGLHACLGILAALRHRERTGLGQVVEVSLLGSLLSALANQASGYVTAGVVPGRLGNAHPSIAPYETFETADRPIALAVGNDRQFAALAGLLGRPELADDERFRTNPDRVAHRAALRGVLQERLRTRTADHWADVLPVAGVPAGPVNALDEAFAYAERLGVEAVVEAGGTRQVAHPVRLSATPARYRLAPPALGEHTDAVFSARRGHGA, encoded by the coding sequence ATGCCGACGAGCCGGGATACGGGGAACGAGGCCGTGGGGGCGCTGTGCGGGATTCGGATCGCGGACTTCTCCCGGGTACTGGCCGGGCCCTACGCGACCATGCTCCTCGCCGACCTGGGCGCCGAGGTGGTGAAGGTGGAGCGTCCCGGCACCGGCGACGAGACCCGGTCCTGGCGCCCTCCCGCCGACGCCTCCGGTACCTCCACCTACTTCCTCGGCGTCAACCGCAACAAGCGGTCCGTCGCACTGGACCTCTCCACCGGCGAGGGCCGGGAACGGGCCCGTGAACTGATCGCCGGATCGGACGTGGTGGTGGAGAACTTCCGCCCCGGCACCATGGACAAGCTCGGGCTCGGCCCCCGCGAACTCCTGGCGGCCGACCCCGGTCTCGTGTACTGCTCCGTCACCGGCTTCGGCACCGGCGCGGGCGCCGCCCTGCCCGGCTACGACCTGCTCGTCCAGGCCGTCGGCGGGCTGATGAGCGTCACCGGCGAGCCCGACGGCGAACCCACCAAGACGGGCGTCGCCCTCGTCGACGTCATCACCGGTCTGCACGCCTGCCTCGGCATCCTGGCCGCCCTGCGCCACCGGGAACGCACCGGCCTCGGCCAGGTCGTCGAGGTGAGCCTGCTCGGCTCCCTGCTGTCGGCGCTGGCCAACCAGGCGTCCGGGTACGTGACCGCCGGGGTGGTGCCGGGGCGGCTCGGCAACGCGCACCCGAGCATCGCACCGTACGAGACCTTCGAGACCGCCGACCGGCCGATCGCCCTCGCGGTCGGCAACGACCGGCAGTTCGCCGCGCTGGCGGGGCTGCTGGGACGGCCCGAGCTCGCCGACGACGAGCGGTTCCGCACCAACCCCGACCGCGTCGCGCACCGGGCCGCCCTGCGCGGCGTCCTCCAGGAGCGGCTGCGCACCCGCACCGCCGACCACTGGGCCGACGTGCTGCCCGTCGCAGGAGTCCCGGCCGGGCCGGTCAACGCCCTCGACGAGGCGTTCGCGTACGCCGAACGCCTCGGCGTGGAGGCGGTGGTGGAGGCCGGCGGCACCCGCCAGGTCGCCCACCCGGTCCGCCTCAGCGCCACCCCCGCGCGCTACCGGCTCGCCCCGCCCGCGCTGGGCGAGCACACGGACGCCGTCTTCTCCGCCCGCCGCGGTCACGGCGCCTGA
- a CDS encoding VOC family protein, with translation MKIHLTSVFVDDQEKALRFYTDVLGFVTKHDVPLGADRWLTVVSPEDPDGTELLLEPSGHPAVRPYRTALAQDGIPAASFAVDDVRAEFDRLRERGVRFTQEPLETGPVTTAVFDDTCGNLIQIVHSE, from the coding sequence ATGAAGATCCACCTCACCAGCGTCTTCGTCGACGACCAGGAGAAGGCCCTGCGCTTCTACACGGACGTCCTGGGCTTCGTGACCAAGCACGACGTGCCGCTGGGCGCGGACCGGTGGCTGACCGTGGTCTCGCCGGAGGATCCGGACGGTACCGAACTGCTGCTGGAGCCCTCCGGGCACCCCGCGGTGCGGCCGTACCGGACGGCGCTGGCCCAGGACGGCATCCCGGCCGCCTCCTTCGCCGTGGACGACGTACGAGCGGAGTTCGACCGGCTGCGCGAGCGCGGGGTGCGCTTCACCCAGGAGCCGCTGGAGACGGGACCGGTCACCACGGCGGTGTTCGACGACACCTGCGGCAATCTGATCCAGATCGTGCACAGCGAGTAA
- a CDS encoding MFS transporter encodes MHSEHVTPSLADPEARASVAPRRRSPGLVLASASLGTLLVILLTSGLNIASPAIRSTFDAGGTAIGWVLSGYTLAFAMLSLTGGALTDRFGARRVFLGGLGVFTAFSLVAAAAPTVAVVVVGTFGQGVGAALVLPSALTLIQFVYQDVPGRLSWAIGMWAGANALGAALGPVLCGALVSVSSWRAMFLVVSVLAVAFALVGRPVLPLLRGGGARLDLPGLVVMVVLLGLVAFLAHDWRALPAWALGAGAVAAVAAVWLFGRVERRAAAPMLPLGQLRDVPFSANAVVTVVGTAAFFGPLYLVSMGLQDELGMSAFQAGVALLPLAGGNIVAALAAGRVIGRLGVRGAMVLGSVLVVAVLIPMPLVFARYGLLLVLLVFLGMGWGLLVPTTSAAGLARAVAGKEGVASGVTAGGRELGAALAAATLLPLGIRAGIWAAAGVGLVSLLVVLVSVRAVDGAPVSRSRS; translated from the coding sequence ATGCACAGCGAGCACGTCACCCCCTCCCTCGCGGATCCCGAGGCGCGCGCCTCGGTCGCCCCCCGCCGGCGCTCACCCGGCCTGGTCCTGGCGAGCGCGAGCCTGGGCACCCTGCTGGTCATCCTGCTGACCTCCGGCCTGAACATCGCCTCCCCGGCCATCCGCTCGACCTTCGACGCGGGCGGGACCGCGATCGGCTGGGTGCTGTCCGGCTACACCCTCGCCTTCGCGATGCTGTCGCTCACGGGCGGCGCGCTGACCGACCGCTTCGGCGCCCGCCGCGTCTTCCTGGGCGGACTGGGTGTCTTCACCGCCTTCAGCCTGGTCGCGGCAGCCGCCCCCACGGTGGCCGTGGTGGTCGTCGGCACCTTCGGCCAGGGGGTCGGCGCCGCGCTGGTGCTGCCCTCGGCGCTCACCCTCATCCAGTTCGTCTACCAGGACGTTCCCGGACGGCTCTCCTGGGCGATCGGCATGTGGGCGGGGGCCAACGCGCTCGGGGCCGCGCTGGGTCCCGTGCTGTGCGGGGCGCTGGTGTCGGTGTCGTCCTGGCGGGCCATGTTCCTGGTCGTGTCCGTGCTCGCGGTCGCCTTCGCCCTGGTGGGACGCCCCGTCCTGCCGCTGCTCCGCGGCGGCGGAGCCCGGCTCGACCTGCCGGGCCTGGTCGTGATGGTGGTGCTGCTGGGGCTGGTGGCCTTCCTGGCCCACGACTGGCGCGCGCTCCCGGCGTGGGCCCTCGGGGCGGGCGCGGTGGCGGCCGTCGCGGCGGTGTGGCTCTTCGGCCGGGTCGAGCGGCGCGCCGCGGCGCCGATGCTCCCGCTCGGCCAGCTCCGGGACGTCCCGTTCAGCGCCAACGCGGTGGTGACCGTGGTCGGTACGGCCGCGTTCTTCGGCCCCCTGTACCTCGTCAGCATGGGACTCCAGGACGAACTGGGCATGTCCGCCTTCCAGGCGGGGGTGGCCCTGCTGCCCCTGGCCGGCGGCAACATCGTGGCCGCCCTGGCGGCCGGGCGGGTGATCGGCCGGCTCGGCGTACGCGGGGCGATGGTCCTCGGGTCCGTGCTCGTCGTCGCGGTCCTGATCCCCATGCCGCTGGTGTTCGCGCGGTACGGCCTGCTGCTGGTGCTGCTGGTCTTCCTCGGCATGGGCTGGGGCCTGCTGGTGCCGACCACCTCGGCGGCCGGACTGGCCCGGGCGGTGGCGGGCAAGGAGGGGGTGGCCTCCGGTGTCACGGCCGGCGGCCGGGAACTGGGCGCGGCGCTCGCCGCGGCGACGCTGCTGCCCCTCGGGATCAGGGCGGGGATCTGGGCCGCGGCCGGTGTCGGCCTCGTGTCGCTGCTGGTGGTACTGGTCTCGGTGCGGGCCGTGGACGGGGCTCCCGTATCCCGGTCGCGTTCCTGA